A single genomic interval of Electrophorus electricus isolate fEleEle1 chromosome 2, fEleEle1.pri, whole genome shotgun sequence harbors:
- the LOC113578560 gene encoding solute carrier family 35 member F5 isoform X2, which yields MRTTRMSWGVCGTQKRRLVLGIVILLFVDIIWVASSELTAYVFVQQQYSKPFFSTFVKTSMFMLYLFGFLFWKPWRKQCSANHHQQHSILTSNFDSNVTASNAESSFNISLSEPLYVPVKFQDVPESSAARESKTPVRKHRVRFSNVMEVRELPHSQALEAKLSRMSPATTSLRIMGKLGVSSVAKISFFFCFVWFLANLAYQEALTDTQVAIVNILSSTSGLFTLILAAIFPSNSSDRFTLSKLLAVILSIVGVAVVSISGMDSPGGKGTIGSLWSLLGALLYAVYIVMLKRKVDREERLDIPMFFGFVGLFNLLLLWPGFVLLHYSGLEAFEMPSWLVISYIVINGLIGTVLSEFLWLWGCFLTSSLMGTLALSLTIPLSIITDICMKKASFSWLFFAGAVPVFLSFFLAALLCHYNNWDPAMVALRRVFSFFCRKHRTHRLTEDSEQCESLISMQSSAPDKKGFCS from the exons ATGCGCACCACACG gatgagttggggggtgtgtggtaCCCAGAAGAGGAGACTGGTGCTGGGTATTGTCATCCTGCTGTTTGTCGACATAATCTGGGTTGCTTCCTCTGAGCTTACTGCA tatgtctTTGTGCAGCAGCAGTACAGTAAGCCCTTCTTCAGCACATTTGTGAAGACCTCCATGTTCATGTTGTATCTGTTTGGCTTCCTGTTTTGGAAACCATGGAGAAAGCAGTGTTCGGCCAATCACCACCAGCAGCACAGCATCCTC ACTTCTAATTTTGATTCAAATGTGACTGCCAGCAATGCTGAAAGCAGCTTTAATATCTCCCTT AGTGAGCCTTTGTATGTACCGGTGAAGTTTCAGGATGTTCCTGAGAGCAGTGCTGCTAGAGAATCTAAGACTC CTGTGAGAAAGCACCGTGTCAGGTTCAGTAATGTAATGGAGGTTCGTGAGCTACCTCACTCCCAGGCTCTAGAGGCCAAATTGTCTCGCATGTCTCCAGCTACCACCTCACTCAGGATCATGGGAAAGCTTGGTGTCAGCTCGGTGGCCAAAATCAGcttcttcttttgctttgtG tGGTTCCTGGCTAATCTAGCCTACCAGGAGgctctgacagacacacaggtggCCATCGTAAACATACTGTCCTCCACCTCAG GTCTCTTCACTTTGATCTTGGCTGCCATCTTTCCCAGTAACAGCAGTGATCGCTTCACACTTTCCAAACTGCTTGCTGTTATACTCAG TATCGTGGGAGTAGCAGTGGTCAGTATCTCTGGGATGGACAGCCCTGGTGGAAAAGGCACTATTG GCTCTCTGTGGTCCCTGCTGGGGGCTTTACTCTATGCCGTCTACATCgttatgctgaagaggaaagTCGATCGAGAGGAGAGGCTTGATATCCCCATGTTCTTCG GCTTTGTGGGATTGTTTaacctgctgttgctgtggcCTGGCTTCGTGTTGCTGCACTACTCTGGGCTGGAGGCGTTTGAGATGCCCAGCTGGCTGGTGATCAGCTACATTGTCATCAATGGCCTCATCGgaactgtgctgtctgagtTTCTCTGGCTgtg GGGCTGTTTTCTCACTTCATCTCTGATGGGCACATTGGCTCTAAGTCTGACGATCCCACTCTCCATCATAACTGATATATGCATGAAGAAG GCCAGTTTCTCCTGGTTGTTTTTTGCGGGAGCGGttcctgtcttcctctccttcttcctggCGGCCCTCCTGTGCCACTACAATAACTGGGACCCCGCCATGGTGGCCCTGCGCAGAgtcttctccttcttctgcCGCAAGCACAGGACTCACAG aCTCACCGAGGACAGCGAGCAGTGTGAAAGTCTTATCTCCATGCAGAGCTCCGCCCCTGACAAAAAAGGCTTTTGTTCCTGA
- the LOC113578560 gene encoding solute carrier family 35 member F5 isoform X1: MRTTRMSWGVCGTQKRRLVLGIVILLFVDIIWVASSELTAYVFVQQQYSKPFFSTFVKTSMFMLYLFGFLFWKPWRKQCSANHHQQHSILTSNFDSNVTASNAESSFNISLSEPLYVPVKFQDVPESSAARESKTPVRKHRVRFSNVMEVRELPHSQALEAKLSRMSPATTSLRIMGKLGVSSVAKISFFFCFVWFLANLAYQEALTDTQVAIVNILSSTSGLFTLILAAIFPSNSSDRFTLSKLLAVILSIVGVAVVSISGMDSPGGKGTIGSLWSLLGALLYAVYIVMLKRKVDREERLDIPMFFGFVGLFNLLLLWPGFVLLHYSGLEAFEMPSWLVISYIVINGLIGTVLSEFLWLWPVSPGCFLRERFLSSSPSSWRPSCATTITGTPPWWPCAESSPSSAASTGLTDSPRTASSVKVLSPCRAPPLTKKAFVPDQHVKRKKQRHTKRKQPITANSHWVQSNRLTSSSSPSRTPTILCRPSRPPSEPAHLSGQENGA, from the exons ATGCGCACCACACG gatgagttggggggtgtgtggtaCCCAGAAGAGGAGACTGGTGCTGGGTATTGTCATCCTGCTGTTTGTCGACATAATCTGGGTTGCTTCCTCTGAGCTTACTGCA tatgtctTTGTGCAGCAGCAGTACAGTAAGCCCTTCTTCAGCACATTTGTGAAGACCTCCATGTTCATGTTGTATCTGTTTGGCTTCCTGTTTTGGAAACCATGGAGAAAGCAGTGTTCGGCCAATCACCACCAGCAGCACAGCATCCTC ACTTCTAATTTTGATTCAAATGTGACTGCCAGCAATGCTGAAAGCAGCTTTAATATCTCCCTT AGTGAGCCTTTGTATGTACCGGTGAAGTTTCAGGATGTTCCTGAGAGCAGTGCTGCTAGAGAATCTAAGACTC CTGTGAGAAAGCACCGTGTCAGGTTCAGTAATGTAATGGAGGTTCGTGAGCTACCTCACTCCCAGGCTCTAGAGGCCAAATTGTCTCGCATGTCTCCAGCTACCACCTCACTCAGGATCATGGGAAAGCTTGGTGTCAGCTCGGTGGCCAAAATCAGcttcttcttttgctttgtG tGGTTCCTGGCTAATCTAGCCTACCAGGAGgctctgacagacacacaggtggCCATCGTAAACATACTGTCCTCCACCTCAG GTCTCTTCACTTTGATCTTGGCTGCCATCTTTCCCAGTAACAGCAGTGATCGCTTCACACTTTCCAAACTGCTTGCTGTTATACTCAG TATCGTGGGAGTAGCAGTGGTCAGTATCTCTGGGATGGACAGCCCTGGTGGAAAAGGCACTATTG GCTCTCTGTGGTCCCTGCTGGGGGCTTTACTCTATGCCGTCTACATCgttatgctgaagaggaaagTCGATCGAGAGGAGAGGCTTGATATCCCCATGTTCTTCG GCTTTGTGGGATTGTTTaacctgctgttgctgtggcCTGGCTTCGTGTTGCTGCACTACTCTGGGCTGGAGGCGTTTGAGATGCCCAGCTGGCTGGTGATCAGCTACATTGTCATCAATGGCCTCATCGgaactgtgctgtctgagtTTCTCTGGCTgtg GCCAGTTTCTCCTGGTTGTTTTTTGCGGGAGCGGttcctgtcttcctctccttcttcctggCGGCCCTCCTGTGCCACTACAATAACTGGGACCCCGCCATGGTGGCCCTGCGCAGAgtcttctccttcttctgcCGCAAGCACAGGACTCACAG aCTCACCGAGGACAGCGAGCAGTGTGAAAGTCTTATCTCCATGCAGAGCTCCGCCCCTGACAAAAAAGGCTTTTGTTCCTGACCAACATGTCAAGAG GAAAAAGCAGCGACACACAAAGCGAAAGCAACCCATCACTGCCAACAGCCACTGGGTCCAGAGCAATCGCCTCACTTCCTCGTCCTCTCCTTCACGTACGCCGACCATCCTGTGCCGCCCTTCCCGACCGCCGAGCGAACCTGCACATCTCTCAGGGCAAGAAAACGGGGCCTAG
- the actr3 gene encoding actin-related protein 3, protein MAGRLPACVVDCGTGYTKLGYAGNTEPQFIVPSCIAIKESAKVGDQAQRRMMKGVDDLDFFIGDEAIDKPTYATKWPIRHGIVEDWDLMERFMEQVIFKYLRAEPEDHYFLLTEPPLNTPENREYTAEIMFESFNVPGLYIAVQAVLALAASWTSRQVGERTLTGTVIDSGDGVTHVIPVAEGYVIGSCIKHIPIAGRDITYFTQQLLREREVGIPPEQSLETAKAVKERFSYVCPDLVKEFNKYDTDGSKWIKQYTGINAISKKEFTIDVGYERFLGPEIFFHPEFANPDFTQPISEVVDEVIQNCPIDVRRPLYKNIVLSGGSTMFRDFGRRLQRDLKRTVDARLKLSEELSGGKLKPKPIDVQVITHHMQRYAVWFGGSMLASTPEFYQVCHTKKDYEEIGPSICRHNPVFGVMS, encoded by the exons ATGGCTGGGCGGTTGCCGGCGTGCGTCGTGGATTGCGGTACGGG ATACACTAAACTTGGATATGCAGGAAACACAGAGCCCCAGTTCATCGTTCCATCAT GTATTGCCATCAAAGAGTCAGCAAAGGTGGGTGATCAAGCCCAGAGGAGAATGATGAAGGGTGTTGACGACCTGGACTTCTTCATAGGAGATGAGGCTATCGACAAGCCCACCTACGCCACCAAG tggcCAATCAGGCATGGTATTGTGGAGGATTGGGACCTAATGGAGAGGTTTATGGAGCAGGTCATCTTTAAGTACCTGAGGGCAGAGCCTGAGGACCACTATTTCTTGCTG ACCGAGCCACCCTTAAACACACCCGAGAACCGAGAATACACAGCAGAGATTATGTTCGAGTCCTTCAATGTGCCAGGACTGTACATTGCCGTGCAG gcagTCTTGGCTCTTGCAGCATCCTGGACCTCTCGGCAGGTTGGAGAGAGGACTCTCACCGGTACAGTCATCGACAGCGGGGACGGAGTCACTCATGTCATCCCTGTG GCGGAGGGCTATGTGATCGGCAGCTGTATAAAGCACATCCCCATCGCAGGGCGAGACATCACCTACTTCACACAGCAGctgctgagggagagagaggtgggcaTTCCACCCGAGCAGTCCCTCGAGACCGCAAAAGCCGTCAAG GAACGTTTCAGTTACGTGTGTCCTGACCTCGTGAAGGAGTTTAATAAGTACGACACAGATGGTTCTAAATGGATAAAGCAGTACACGGGCATCAACGCCATCAGCAAGAAAGAGTTCACCATCGACGTGGGATACGAGCGCTTCCTCGGCCCGGAGATCTTCTTCCACCCTGAG TTTGCCAATCCAGACTTCACTCAGCCAATCTCAGAAGTGGTTGATGAGGTGATTCAGAACTGTCCCATTGATGTGCGTCGTCCTCTCTATAAG AACATAGTTCTATCAGGCGGGTCTACCATGTTCCGTGACTTTGGCCGGCGTCTGCAGAGGGATCTGAAGAGGACCGTGGATGCACGACTCAAGCTTAGCGAGGAGCTTAGCGGCGGGAAGCTCAAG CCCAAGCCCATTGACGTGCAGGTCATCACTCACCACATGCAGCGCTATGCTGTGTGGTTCGGCGGATCCATGCTGGCATCAACA CCTGAGTTCTACCAGGTGTGTCACACCAAGAAGGATTACGAGGAGATCGGCCCTAGCATTTGTCGCCATAACCCCGTGTTTGGCGTCATGTCCTAA
- the LOC113578560 gene encoding solute carrier family 35 member F5 isoform X3 produces MRTTRMSWGVCGTQKRRLVLGIVILLFVDIIWVASSELTAYVFVQQQYSKPFFSTFVKTSMFMLYLFGFLFWKPWRKQCSANHHQQHSILTSNFDSNVTASNAESSFNISLSEPLYVPVKFQDVPESSAARESKTPTTSLRIMGKLGVSSVAKISFFFCFVWFLANLAYQEALTDTQVAIVNILSSTSGLFTLILAAIFPSNSSDRFTLSKLLAVILSIVGVAVVSISGMDSPGGKGTIGSLWSLLGALLYAVYIVMLKRKVDREERLDIPMFFGFVGLFNLLLLWPGFVLLHYSGLEAFEMPSWLVISYIVINGLIGTVLSEFLWLWPVSPGCFLRERFLSSSPSSWRPSCATTITGTPPWWPCAESSPSSAASTGLTDSPRTASSVKVLSPCRAPPLTKKAFVPDQHVKRKKQRHTKRKQPITANSHWVQSNRLTSSSSPSRTPTILCRPSRPPSEPAHLSGQENGA; encoded by the exons ATGCGCACCACACG gatgagttggggggtgtgtggtaCCCAGAAGAGGAGACTGGTGCTGGGTATTGTCATCCTGCTGTTTGTCGACATAATCTGGGTTGCTTCCTCTGAGCTTACTGCA tatgtctTTGTGCAGCAGCAGTACAGTAAGCCCTTCTTCAGCACATTTGTGAAGACCTCCATGTTCATGTTGTATCTGTTTGGCTTCCTGTTTTGGAAACCATGGAGAAAGCAGTGTTCGGCCAATCACCACCAGCAGCACAGCATCCTC ACTTCTAATTTTGATTCAAATGTGACTGCCAGCAATGCTGAAAGCAGCTTTAATATCTCCCTT AGTGAGCCTTTGTATGTACCGGTGAAGTTTCAGGATGTTCCTGAGAGCAGTGCTGCTAGAGAATCTAAGACTC CTACCACCTCACTCAGGATCATGGGAAAGCTTGGTGTCAGCTCGGTGGCCAAAATCAGcttcttcttttgctttgtG tGGTTCCTGGCTAATCTAGCCTACCAGGAGgctctgacagacacacaggtggCCATCGTAAACATACTGTCCTCCACCTCAG GTCTCTTCACTTTGATCTTGGCTGCCATCTTTCCCAGTAACAGCAGTGATCGCTTCACACTTTCCAAACTGCTTGCTGTTATACTCAG TATCGTGGGAGTAGCAGTGGTCAGTATCTCTGGGATGGACAGCCCTGGTGGAAAAGGCACTATTG GCTCTCTGTGGTCCCTGCTGGGGGCTTTACTCTATGCCGTCTACATCgttatgctgaagaggaaagTCGATCGAGAGGAGAGGCTTGATATCCCCATGTTCTTCG GCTTTGTGGGATTGTTTaacctgctgttgctgtggcCTGGCTTCGTGTTGCTGCACTACTCTGGGCTGGAGGCGTTTGAGATGCCCAGCTGGCTGGTGATCAGCTACATTGTCATCAATGGCCTCATCGgaactgtgctgtctgagtTTCTCTGGCTgtg GCCAGTTTCTCCTGGTTGTTTTTTGCGGGAGCGGttcctgtcttcctctccttcttcctggCGGCCCTCCTGTGCCACTACAATAACTGGGACCCCGCCATGGTGGCCCTGCGCAGAgtcttctccttcttctgcCGCAAGCACAGGACTCACAG aCTCACCGAGGACAGCGAGCAGTGTGAAAGTCTTATCTCCATGCAGAGCTCCGCCCCTGACAAAAAAGGCTTTTGTTCCTGACCAACATGTCAAGAG GAAAAAGCAGCGACACACAAAGCGAAAGCAACCCATCACTGCCAACAGCCACTGGGTCCAGAGCAATCGCCTCACTTCCTCGTCCTCTCCTTCACGTACGCCGACCATCCTGTGCCGCCCTTCCCGACCGCCGAGCGAACCTGCACATCTCTCAGGGCAAGAAAACGGGGCCTAG
- the LOC113578560 gene encoding solute carrier family 35 member F5 isoform X4 — MRTTRMSWGVCGTQKRRLVLGIVILLFVDIIWVASSELTAYVFVQQQYSKPFFSTFVKTSMFMLYLFGFLFWKPWRKQCSANHHQQHSILTSNFDSNVTASNAESSFNISLSEPLYVPVKFQDVPESSAARESKTPVRKHRVRFSNVMEVRELPHSQALEAKLSRMSPATTSLRIMGKLGVSSVAKISFFFCFVWFLANLAYQEALTDTQVAIVNILSSTSGLFTLILAAIFPSNSSDRFTLSKLLAVILSIVGVAVVSISGMDSPGGKGTIGSLWSLLGALLYAVYIVMLKRKVDREERLDIPMFFGFVGLFNLLLLWPGFVLLHYSGLEAFEMPSWLVISYIVINGLIGTVLSEFLWLWGCFLTSSLMGTLALSLTIPLSIITDICMKKASFSWLFFAGAVPVFLSFFLAALLCHYNNWDPAMVALRRVFSFFCRKHRTHR, encoded by the exons ATGCGCACCACACG gatgagttggggggtgtgtggtaCCCAGAAGAGGAGACTGGTGCTGGGTATTGTCATCCTGCTGTTTGTCGACATAATCTGGGTTGCTTCCTCTGAGCTTACTGCA tatgtctTTGTGCAGCAGCAGTACAGTAAGCCCTTCTTCAGCACATTTGTGAAGACCTCCATGTTCATGTTGTATCTGTTTGGCTTCCTGTTTTGGAAACCATGGAGAAAGCAGTGTTCGGCCAATCACCACCAGCAGCACAGCATCCTC ACTTCTAATTTTGATTCAAATGTGACTGCCAGCAATGCTGAAAGCAGCTTTAATATCTCCCTT AGTGAGCCTTTGTATGTACCGGTGAAGTTTCAGGATGTTCCTGAGAGCAGTGCTGCTAGAGAATCTAAGACTC CTGTGAGAAAGCACCGTGTCAGGTTCAGTAATGTAATGGAGGTTCGTGAGCTACCTCACTCCCAGGCTCTAGAGGCCAAATTGTCTCGCATGTCTCCAGCTACCACCTCACTCAGGATCATGGGAAAGCTTGGTGTCAGCTCGGTGGCCAAAATCAGcttcttcttttgctttgtG tGGTTCCTGGCTAATCTAGCCTACCAGGAGgctctgacagacacacaggtggCCATCGTAAACATACTGTCCTCCACCTCAG GTCTCTTCACTTTGATCTTGGCTGCCATCTTTCCCAGTAACAGCAGTGATCGCTTCACACTTTCCAAACTGCTTGCTGTTATACTCAG TATCGTGGGAGTAGCAGTGGTCAGTATCTCTGGGATGGACAGCCCTGGTGGAAAAGGCACTATTG GCTCTCTGTGGTCCCTGCTGGGGGCTTTACTCTATGCCGTCTACATCgttatgctgaagaggaaagTCGATCGAGAGGAGAGGCTTGATATCCCCATGTTCTTCG GCTTTGTGGGATTGTTTaacctgctgttgctgtggcCTGGCTTCGTGTTGCTGCACTACTCTGGGCTGGAGGCGTTTGAGATGCCCAGCTGGCTGGTGATCAGCTACATTGTCATCAATGGCCTCATCGgaactgtgctgtctgagtTTCTCTGGCTgtg GGGCTGTTTTCTCACTTCATCTCTGATGGGCACATTGGCTCTAAGTCTGACGATCCCACTCTCCATCATAACTGATATATGCATGAAGAAG GCCAGTTTCTCCTGGTTGTTTTTTGCGGGAGCGGttcctgtcttcctctccttcttcctggCGGCCCTCCTGTGCCACTACAATAACTGGGACCCCGCCATGGTGGCCCTGCGCAGAgtcttctccttcttctgcCGCAAGCACAGGACTCACAGGTGA
- the LOC113578560 gene encoding solute carrier family 35 member F5 isoform X5 codes for MRTTRMSWGVCGTQKRRLVLGIVILLFVDIIWVASSELTAYVFVQQQYSKPFFSTFVKTSMFMLYLFGFLFWKPWRKQCSANHHQQHSILTSNFDSNVTASNAESSFNISLSEPLYVPVKFQDVPESSAARESKTPVRKHRVRFSNVMEVRELPHSQALEAKLSRMSPATTSLRIMGKLGVSSVAKISFFFCFVWFLANLAYQEALTDTQVAIVNILSSTSGLFTLILAAIFPSNSSDRFTLSKLLAVILSIVGVAVVSISGMDSPGGKGTIGSLWSLLGALLYAVYIVMLKRKVDREERLDIPMFFGFVGLFNLLLLWPGFVLLHYSGLEAFEMPSWLVISYIVINGLIGTVLSEFLWLWPVSPGCFLRERFLSSSPSSWRPSCATTITGTPPWWPCAESSPSSAASTGLTGDCLPQQPQLQLTLRFSTHRGQRAV; via the exons ATGCGCACCACACG gatgagttggggggtgtgtggtaCCCAGAAGAGGAGACTGGTGCTGGGTATTGTCATCCTGCTGTTTGTCGACATAATCTGGGTTGCTTCCTCTGAGCTTACTGCA tatgtctTTGTGCAGCAGCAGTACAGTAAGCCCTTCTTCAGCACATTTGTGAAGACCTCCATGTTCATGTTGTATCTGTTTGGCTTCCTGTTTTGGAAACCATGGAGAAAGCAGTGTTCGGCCAATCACCACCAGCAGCACAGCATCCTC ACTTCTAATTTTGATTCAAATGTGACTGCCAGCAATGCTGAAAGCAGCTTTAATATCTCCCTT AGTGAGCCTTTGTATGTACCGGTGAAGTTTCAGGATGTTCCTGAGAGCAGTGCTGCTAGAGAATCTAAGACTC CTGTGAGAAAGCACCGTGTCAGGTTCAGTAATGTAATGGAGGTTCGTGAGCTACCTCACTCCCAGGCTCTAGAGGCCAAATTGTCTCGCATGTCTCCAGCTACCACCTCACTCAGGATCATGGGAAAGCTTGGTGTCAGCTCGGTGGCCAAAATCAGcttcttcttttgctttgtG tGGTTCCTGGCTAATCTAGCCTACCAGGAGgctctgacagacacacaggtggCCATCGTAAACATACTGTCCTCCACCTCAG GTCTCTTCACTTTGATCTTGGCTGCCATCTTTCCCAGTAACAGCAGTGATCGCTTCACACTTTCCAAACTGCTTGCTGTTATACTCAG TATCGTGGGAGTAGCAGTGGTCAGTATCTCTGGGATGGACAGCCCTGGTGGAAAAGGCACTATTG GCTCTCTGTGGTCCCTGCTGGGGGCTTTACTCTATGCCGTCTACATCgttatgctgaagaggaaagTCGATCGAGAGGAGAGGCTTGATATCCCCATGTTCTTCG GCTTTGTGGGATTGTTTaacctgctgttgctgtggcCTGGCTTCGTGTTGCTGCACTACTCTGGGCTGGAGGCGTTTGAGATGCCCAGCTGGCTGGTGATCAGCTACATTGTCATCAATGGCCTCATCGgaactgtgctgtctgagtTTCTCTGGCTgtg GCCAGTTTCTCCTGGTTGTTTTTTGCGGGAGCGGttcctgtcttcctctccttcttcctggCGGCCCTCCTGTGCCACTACAATAACTGGGACCCCGCCATGGTGGCCCTGCGCAGAgtcttctccttcttctgcCGCAAGCACAGGACTCACAGGTGACTGCCTCCCACAGCAACCACAACTCCAGCTGACGCTCAGATTCTCA aCTCACCGAGGACAGCGAGCAGTGTGA